The Candidozyma auris chromosome 1, complete sequence genome includes a region encoding these proteins:
- a CDS encoding Sec63 complex subunit SEC66 — MAEPEEETAQTVVKMSLATPLIYVFVMLTAFATFSILYRRHRLKKLVSVEPIFGRNYSLELYEILREKYLDKSLPKDQRPPEKVVKAALLRRAVETIRRTLKLKENEPVFNKLYQEGLIGDDVYKQFELQNKVQQLELKEIVEEAQSFHKEWPPSFFPVVQEICYNEALRRRLHVMDERSESLCELWNYYVEKSEPRSKDASPAPEKKKKKKAQA; from the coding sequence ATGGCTGAACCCGAGGAGGAAACCGCCCAGACGGTGGTGAAAATGTCGCTTGCGACGCCGCTTATCTACGTTTTCGTGATGCTTACGGCGTTTGCCACCTTCCTGATCTTGTACAGGCGTCATaggctcaagaagctcgttTCTGTAGAGCCCATTTTCGGCAGAAACTATCTGTTGGAGCTATATGAGATTTTACGGGAGAAATACCTCGATAAGCTGTTGCCAAAGGACCAGAGACCACCAGAGAAGGTTGTCAAGGCGGcgcttttgagaagagcaGTGGAGACTATTAGAAGAACGTTGAAACTCAAAGAGAACGAGCCAGTGTTCAACAAATTGTATCAGGAAGGCTTgattggtgatgatgtgTATAAGCAGTTTGAGTTGCAGAACAAGGTGCAGCAGTTGGAGCTTAAAGAGATCGTGGAAGAGGCCCAGCTGTTTCACAAAGAGTGGCCTCCGCTGTTTTTTCCCGTGGTTCAGGAGATCTGCTACAATGAGGCTTTGAGAAGACGATTGCACGTCATGGACGAGCGCTCTGAACTGTTGTGTGAGTTGTGGAACTACTACGTGGAAAAGTCGGAGCCACGCAGCAAGGATGCGTCGCCAGCACccgagaagaagaagaaaaagaaggcacAGGCGTAG
- the SEC3 gene encoding GTP-Rho binding exocyst subunit SEC3 — MNFHNLSPRRRKQQQQQQQQPPQQAGRPLQKHPVTMKPMNPAQRQPPPRMPVDPRKMIVDQIIRDCYSKFIVVDGRTEPEIKYNTHLGIREYSSFPQSPPPSDIPPSQIGAIKNRILVVGTKSSGRVLLQKGKYNDQKHIYQIGRTWDLDELVAISRTGPDSLILQLNKNYFWKSGEGPDRMMKFVHHLSSIYAKFTGRYPELNGITLQELNLPPMGSKEAGSQHSVQRQQQPQQQLSANTSTQSFDPSLHYKDLDFTANGKLPTKPMVVMDVDRPGSKTSLVDASSAFTEETAPKTEKSERSSHPYSQFSPSRSVEVSHDAGDDTTDSHSFVFAPGDAQAKPSEENHMPSISEYARTNGGATSPLRNYKPDRSYNQGKRDPTEPIEQSAAYGSVLQEQLEGNDTTESLNFQFKVPTDNESSVQRVLTPPPPPDDGIEEVFGEVTPEQRRTYKMPSIPGGFPQESAPQEKDEDAETSRAISESTKLDSEDNGIDSSIREIEDFMESQLTSSKSRKASLAPQSKQSQDEATSEVSNDVHSGQDSLRSPMLDGAETPITEIQSQSEMAKLAVDPEIDDLLEEVGYDVLDTTDAFVKKLTRELNQIKRKNIEELTTLDFGKDSLSNEVENASGEVENLIGIFKRMEISFDLLAPRINHIENNSKGLQVKSINKKILFNDLNEILNKARVNPSDLQLIANYVEFQNLHSIPSLEKKLSVLYEALGAIGSSNTSDDFSSMQALKQYQQKYEKTAVAFVDHFKKFMEEEFVVTIKGLAEEIANLYPRNLLVSFKIFLAYLGLSSFVKCISEKKLLLLSENANSLLAGFLDRYLTERLKHVQSAADASPKRLSGNVETMSALRKTKSARFGSQRLIHRLGGHSEEHDKKKEATQPVTTSKGLADPRVIMRLVHEAQELILVVQFFVGTFFHHNDVEDYSQYIKSVSFKDRMELFDNPNLESINYKVSSNDLLRSMTAIFGNYISKLIKNLTPQEMILPQLLVELTKLIKHTSEKDQDFVCYSFLTKLADRYKNMWRRFTSTHVDLLNKSDIRARVGILPAIKNLNEIIVLTEASMQEVGGYRDDEASREIDEMVSSTYEELTTAAVELFKRDDPLLKSNAHDEKERAHRNVAILQNIFAVLQQLKGIKARHTQHMKAEFDKVFNETQDQYFDYLLHRSIGKVIDFNNAAESADGKTKHKKEDKIFIKSIISSYNSKELQQKISDLRRKLEKHFLIEDDVNGEDLLKRLWSDMEYAFSTIFQKFDRGIKQVDRDFEFHITIAEIRRLFASV, encoded by the coding sequence ATGAACTTCCACAACCTATCTCCTCGAAGGAGAaagcaacagcagcaacaacagcagcaaccTCCCCAGCAGGCTGGAAGACCTTTACAAAAACACCCGGTGACTATGAAGCCCATGAATCCTGCTCAAAGGCAGCCGCCGCCACGGATGCCTGTAGATCCGAGAAAGATGATAGTTGATCAAATCATCAGAGATTGCTATTCAAAGTtcattgttgttgatgggCGCACTGAACCTGAAATTAAGTATAACACTCATTTGGGGATCCGAGAGTACTCTCTGTTTCCCCAGCTGCCACCTCCGTCAGATATTCCCCCCAGTCAGATTGGTGCTATCAAAAACAGAATTCTTGTAGTTGGTACGAAGTCTTCAGGAAGagtgcttcttcaaaaggGGAAATACAATGACCAAAAACATATATACCAGATTGGCCGTACATGGGACTTGGATGAACTTGTGGCGATATCGAGGACAGGGCCAGActcgttgattttgcagTTGAACAAAAACTACTTTTGGAAGTCTGGAGAAGGGCCTGATaggatgatgaagttcGTGCATCATTTATCGCTGATCTATGCAAAGTTCACGGGACGGTATCCTGAGCTCAATGGGATCACGCTCCAAGAACTCAATCTTCCGCCAATGGGTAGTAAGGAAGCCGGCTCACAGCATTCTGTGCAGCGGCAACAACAGCCGCAACAGCAGCTTTCTGCGAATACGTCCACGCAAAGCTTTGATCCCTCTCTCCACTATAAAGACCTTGACTTTACAGCCAATGGTAAGTTGCCTACAAAACCAATGGTTGTCATGGATGTCGACAGGCCTGGACTGAAAACAAGTCTAGTCGATGCAAGTTCTGCCTTCACGGAAGAGACAGCTCCAAAAACAGAGAAAAGTGAGAGATCATCACACCCATATTCTCAATTCTCCCCACTGCGTCTGGTCGAAGTTTCTCATGATGCTGGTGACGACACAACTGACTCTCACAGCTTTGTATTCGCTCCAGGCGATGCCCAAGCAAAACCTCTGGAGGAGAATCACATGCCTTCCATCTCAGAGTACGCTAGGACTAATGGAGGTGCCACCTCTCCATTGAGAAATTACAAGCCTGACAGATCATACAATCAAGGAAAGAGGGACCCGACAGAGCCAATTGAGCAGTCAGCGGCTTATGGCAGTGTTCTCCAGGAACAGCTCGAGGGAAATGACACCACCGAATCGCTAAACTTCCAATTCAAGGTTCCGACTGACAATGAGCTGTCTGTCCAGAGGGTGCTCactcctcctccacctcccGATGACGGCATCGAGGAGGTTTTTGGAGAGGTCACCCCAGAACAGCGCAGAACGTACAAAATGCCCTCTATACCTGGTGGATTTCCACAAGAAAGTGCTCCTCAAgagaaggatgaagatgcgGAAACCTCGCGAGCGATTTCTGAATCTACGAAGCTTGACAGCGAAGATAATGGCATCGACAGCTCCATCAGGGAGATTGAAGACTTCATGGAGAGTCAGCTCACATCGAGCAAGAGTCGGAAGGCATCGCTTGCCCCACAAAGCAAGCAATCTCAAGATGAGGCCACAAGTGAGGTATCTAACGACGTCCATCTGGGTCAAGATTCCCTTAGAAGTCCAATGCTAGACGGTGCGGAAACCCCAATAACTGAGATTCAATCGCAAAGTGAAATGGCTAAACTAGCGGTTGATCCTGAGATTGACgatttgcttgaagaagttggatACGATGTCCTTGATACCACTGATGCTTTTGTTAAGAAACTTACCAGAGAGCTCAATCAGATTAAACGGAAGAACATAGAGGAGTTAACAACACTTGATTTCGGTAAGGACTCCCTTTCtaatgaagttgaaaatgCTTCGGGTGAGGTGGAGAACCTCATCggcatcttcaaaagaatggAAATCAGCTTTGACTTACTCGCTCCTCGCATCAATCACATTGAAAACAATTCAAAAGGGCTTCAAGTCAAGtccatcaacaagaagattcttTTCAACGATTTGAACGAGATTTTGAATAAGGCCAGAGTAAATCCCTCTGATTTGCAACTTATAGCCAACTATGTGGAGTTCCAAAACCTTCACTCTATTCCTCTGTTGGAAAAAAAGTTGTCAGTTCTCTACGAAGCCTTGGGAGCTATTGGAAGTAGTAACACGTCTGATGATTTCAGCTCCATGCAAGCTTTGAAACAATATCAGCAGAAGTATGAGAAGACAGCAGTGGCCTTTGTCGAccacttcaagaagtttatGGAAGAGGAATTTGTTGTTACTATCAAGGGGCTCgcagaagaaattgccAACCTCTACCCCAGAAACTTGCTTGtttccttcaagattttctTGGCGTATCTTGGTTTGTCTAGCTTTGTCAAATGTATTTCGGAGAAGAAATTGCTCCTCTTGAGTGAGAACGCCAATAGCTTATTGGCTGGGTTCTTGGACAGATATCTAACTGAACGCTTGAAACATGTTCAGCTGGCTGCAGATGCCAGCCCAAAAAGACTCTCAGGCAATGTGGAGACTATGTCAGCTCTTCGGAAGACAAAACTGGCTAGATTTGGCTCTCAAAGATTGATTCATCGCTTGGGTGGTCATTCTGAGGAGcatgacaagaagaaggaagccaCTCAGCCAGTGACCACTTCAAAGGGTCTCGCAGATCCAAGAGTAATAATGCGCTTGGTGCATGAGGCCCAAGAGCTTATACTCGTTGTACAGTTCTTTGTCGGTACTTTCTTTCATCATAACGATGTGGAAGACTACAGTCAGTATATCAAAAGCGTCTCGTTCAAAGATAGAATGGAGTTATTCGACAACCCTAATCTTGAACTGATCAACTACAAGGTGAGCTCGAATGACTTGCTCCGCAGCATGACAGCAATATTTGGAAACTATATATCTAAACTTATCAAAAATCTTACTCCACAGGAGATGATATTGCCGCAATTGCTCGTGGAATTAACTAAATTAATCAAGCATACCAGCGAAAAAGACCAAGACTTTGTTTGCTACAGCTTTTTAACAAAATTGGCGGATAGATACAAGAACATGTGGAGAAGGTTTACTTCCACTCATGTTGATTTATTGAATAAGTCTGACATCCGTGCAAGAGTGGGAATCTTACCGGCGATCAAGAATCTCAATGAAATAATTGTCCTCACGGAGGCCTCGATGCAAGAGGTTGGTGGTTACAGGGATGATGAAGCATCTAGGGAAATCGATGAAATGGTCAGCAGTACTTACGAGGAGCTCACGACTGCAGCCGTCgagttgttcaagagaGACGATCCACTTCTCAAGTCTAATGCACACGATGAGAAAGAGCGAGCACACCGCAACGTCGCCATCCTCCAGAACATATTCGCTGTGTTGCAACAATTAAAGGGCATCAAGGCACGCCACACACAACACATGAAGGCTGAATTTGACAAGGTTTTCAACGAAACCCAGGATCAGTACTTCGATTATCTTCTCCACAGAAGTATCGGTAAAGTTATTGATTTTAATAATGCCGCCGAAAGCGCTGATGGAAAGACAAAGCACAAGAAAGAGGATAAGATTTTTATCAAGTCGATCATATCCAGCTACAACTCTAAAGAGTTACAACAAAAGATTAGCGACCTTCGTCgcaagttggagaagcatTTCCTCATCGAAGATGATGTCAATGGCGAAGATTTACTCAAGAGGTTGTGGTCAGACATGGAGTACGCTTTTAGTACTATCTTCCAGAAGTTCGATAGGGGTATCAAGCAAGTTGATCGTGACTTTGAATTCCACATCACTATAGCAGAGATTCGTCGTCTTTTCGCATCTGTCTAA
- the COX5 gene encoding cytochrome c oxidase subunit Va → MLRQTALRAVRFQSTVAKTAPRPLSNAYVSHLETRWEKLPKEDQTALIEELKARQELPWQELTVAEKKAAYYISFGEWGPRKPLYLPGEKNKIFWGTVAGLVAGVGLFAVIRSFAPDRPETFNRSWQEKSDEYLKSKNANPFTGYSQIQ, encoded by the coding sequence ATGCTTCGCCAAACTGCCCTCAGAGCTGTTCGTTTCCAGTCCACCGTTGCCAAAACGGCACCAAGACCATTGTCTAACGCATATGTTTCTCACTTGGAAACCAGATGGGAGAAGTTGCCTAAGGAAGACCAAACCGCTTTGATAGAGGAATTGAAGGCTAGACAAGAGTTGCCATGGCAAGAGTTGACTGTTgccgagaagaaggctgccTACTACATTTCTTTCGGAGAGTGGGGTCCAAGAAAGCCCTTGTACCTTCCTGGtgaaaagaacaagatcTTCTGGGGAACCGTGGCCGGCCTCGTTGCTGGTGTTGGATTGTTCGCTGTCATCAGATCATTCGCCCCAGACAGACCAGAGACATTCAACAGATCTTGGCAGGAGAAGTCGGACGAGTACTTGAAGTCCAAGAACGCCAACCCATTCACTGGTTACTCCCAGATCCAGTAA